Below is a genomic region from Gemmatimonadaceae bacterium.
CCATGGCCGGGTACCGGCGCGGGCCAGGCCCCGCGGCCGAAACCAGGTGCCAGGCGCCGTCCCAGCGCCAGGTATCGGCACCGGCCCGCCCGCCGGCGAGTAGCACTTCGCCGCGCGTCGGGTCGTAGGCCATCGTCCCGCGCTGGTTCGGCTCCAGGTCGGTGAACACCGCGGTCCACGCCGATCCGTTCGCGCGCCAGACGTTGGCCTGGGCGTCGCCAGCGACGACGAAGAGGTTGGTGCCGTCGTCGTAGGCACCCTGGACCGGTTCGGCCGGCAGCTGGCCACGCGGTGCCCAGTTCGAACCGTTCCATCCCCAACAATCCTGGAGCGTGGCGATCGCGGTGTGACCACCGAGGGCCACCACCTGCTGGGTCGCCGGATCGTAGCCGAGCATCGTGCGGCGCGGCGACGGCGAGGTCCCTGGAGTGCTCTGCGCCCAACTCGTGCCGTTCCACTCCCAGGTGTCGCCGAGGAAGTTCTGAGCCGACGAATCGCTGCCACCGAACAGGACGACCCGGTTGCGCCCGGAGTCCATCACCATGCCGCAGCCGGTCCGCGGCGCCGGACGCACGGCGGGGCTGAGTTGCGCCCAACTCGAACCCGTCCAGGCAGTCATCGTATCGGTCTCACTCCACGGCGAGCCGATGCCACCAAACGTGATCACCTGGTTGCGCACGGGGTCGTACGCGAAGGTGGCGTAGTCATCCGGGGCCGGCGAAAAGGCCCCCGCCGCCAGCCGCCACCCGGCACCATCGCCTGTGAAGGTGCGAGGCCCCGTCGCAACGTTGATGGTGACGGCCACCCCGTGCCCATGGCCACGGTCGTAGACCGCGCCTTGGATCAGCGCGATCGAGTTGCTTGGCAGCCCATCCGGAGTGTGCTGCCGCCACCGCGTGCCGTCGAAGCTCCAGGTCCGCACCACAGGCCAGGGCGCACCTTCCTCGAAGCCGATGGCACGGCGATGGACCGTGTCGTAGTGGATGCCCACAAGGCCGCTGGGAGCGTCCTTCACCCGGCTCCAGCCACTGTTCTGGGCTGGGACGGCGAGGGCAAGCAGGGGCAACGCGAGGAGCGGCAGATATTGCGGACGGCAGCGGTGGCAGTCGATCATGGCGGGAGGCGTGTGGGACGCCTCTACCAATCAAACCGCATGCCGCGAGGTTGGGAACGACCTCGCAAGGCATTTCGAAGCGAAGCGTTACGCCACCGTGACAGCAGGCGTCGGTGCAGAGGCACCCTTCACCGCGCGTGCAGCAGCACCGGCAACGCCGCATGCCGCGGCGCCAGCGAATCAACCTGCAGGTTGCCCAGCCAGAACCCACCGGAATCGGGCCGCACCTGCACTTCGAAGTCGCCGCGCGGCAGGAACGCCATCACGCTCGGCAGCGCGTCGGTGAGCACCCGGTAACTGCCGAGCAGGCGCTTGCGAGCCGGTTGCCGCACCTCCACCTCGCATGGCTCGGCGCCCAGCGCCGCGAACCCCTGCAGCGCGAGCGTGGTGCGCACGGCGGGTTCGAGCCCGAACGGCAGTTCGGTGGTGCCGCCCGCGTCGATCCGGAACGGTTGCCCCGCGATCCACACGAAGTCGTCGCCCATCGCATAGAGCCGGTAGTCGCCGGGCGGCAGCGCCTGTTCGCCGAGCGCCCCTTCGCGCGCGCAGTAGCGCCGTTCGGGCTCGCCGCCGACGATCGAGACCAGGGCGCGAGCCGGCGTGCTGCCGTCCGGGTGGCGCAACGCGTAGCGGACGGTGCCAAACGGCCCCGCGCGCAGTTCGAGCGTGTGCTCGGCCTGCGCGCGCAGCACGACGTCGGTGGCACGCAGGCACGGCTGGTGCGGCGCCTGGCTCTCGACGAAGACCACGTAGGTGCCGGGCGCCAGCGGCCCCACGGCGAACCGACCTTCGGCATCGGTGCGCGCCGATTCCCAAGCGATGCCGCTGTCGCAACGCAGGAACACGCGCCCGGCCGCGAGTGGTTGGCCGTCGCCGCCGAGACAACGACCGCGCAGATGCGCCGAGGGTTGCCACGCAAACGGCACCGTGGCCACGAACGGCTCGCCTTGCGGCGATGTCGGGATGTCGTGCAGGGCGTGCCAGACCGGGTCGCCGCGGCCGCGCACCGTCCAGCGCGGCGGCGCTCCGTCGATGGCGACCACTTCGAAGCTGCCGTCGGCCGCGGTCGTGGTGTGCTGCTCGGCCTCGTCGAGCAGCGAGTCCGGGCTCGTCACACAGCGCACGCCGAAGTCGGCCGCCGGGGCCCCGTCGGGGAAGCGCAGCACGCCGCGCCGGCGCGGTGCCGGCGCCAGCTCGAGCACAAGCGGTGGGACCTCAGCATGCGAGGCGATCGACTGCCGCTGCGGTCGATGGCCGGGAGCACGCGCGCAGACCGCGCCGCTGGTCGCCCACGGCACTTCCAGGGCGAACTCGCCCATGGCGTCGGTGCGCAGGTCTGTGCGGTGGTTGCGATCGAGATCACGGTAGACCACTTCGGCCAACGCGCACGGCTGCCCCGCCGCGAGCACGCGTCCGGTGAGCCGCCGCGCCGCCGCGAGGTGCAGTTCCGTCGTGCTGATGCCGGTCGCAAGCACGGTCACGACCTGAACCGCCGGAGCGTGCCCGGCGGCGCGCGCGTGTACGCTATGTTCACCGGGAGGCAGCCACAGCGGTCCAAATCGGCCCCCGGCATCAGTTCGCACTACTTGCGTCGGCACCGTGAAGGCCACGACCCCACCGGGGAATGCGTCATCACTGTGTTCGGGCGTGCTACCGGCGGCGACCTGGACCCCGGCGAGCGGCCGCCCCGCCACATCGAGCACGCAGCCGACCAGGGCGCCCGCGGGCTGCAGTTCGAGCCGCAGCGGCTGGTCACCACCGCGCCATGGTTGCGGAGCGCTGAGCCCTGCGGCGCCAAACGCAGCCACCAAGGTGCCTGGCTGCACGTGGTCGATTCGGAACGTGCCCGCGGCGTCGGTCGTGGTCACAGCGCCACTGACCGCGGCCCCGTCGAGGGGGCTGCCGAGCCACACCTGCAGGTCGACGACGGGCCGTTCGAACGGATCGACTACGAAGCCACGCAGCGTCGAGCCCACCGCACAGCGCAGCGTGCAGATGCCGGCGCTGGCGGCGATCACTTCGTCGTGACCACGATCGCTGCGCACCCGCAGCCGCGGGCCCGGTAGCGTGGGCAGGTGCGCGCGGCCACGCGGATCGGTGACAAGTCGCGCGCGCGCCGGCAGCGCCGGTTGGCCCGCGAGCGGTTCGATGCAAAGGCCGACGTTGGGCAGCGGAGCACCCGTGGCGTCGAGCACGACGACGGTCAATCCCGCGGGGTCAGCTGCCTCCGGAACGGTTGGCGCCAGCACCGCGGTGCGGACGGCATCGGGACCAACGCTCGGCGCGGCGGCGGCGGTGTCGCGCAGTTCGTCGTGGGCTTGCGCCATCGGGGTGGAACGCGCTGGCGCGGCCCACCAGACGATGCTGCCTAGAACCGCCAGCGGTACTCCCACGAACGCCGCGAGTCGGAGCCGTGGCACGGCGCGCAGGCTGGCGGAGGCACTCGCCTCGGCGCCGCGGTTGCAAAACAACGCCAGCGCCAGCGGGAACAGGCCGCGCGGCAACTGCCGACGCACGTGTTGCAAGCCGCGGTGCAGGTGCACGCGCACCGTCACCTGCAGTCGGCCAAGCCGTTCGGCGACCGCGGCGGGTGGCAAACCGTGCAGCAGATGCAGTTCGAGCGCTTTGCGGTAACGCACCGGCACCGCGGCGATCGCTTCGCGCAACAGTTCGTGCACTTCGCCGGTGGCGACCTCGTCGATGGCTGGCGCGCCGCGGTCAGCACGTTCGCGGGCCCAGGCGTCGTGGTGGCGTTGGCGCCGCGCTTCTTCGCGCACGAGCGAAGCGCCCTTGCGAGCCAGAATGCCCCTCAACCACGGTTGCAGAGGCCGCGCGGCCTCGAAACTCGCGGCACGCTGCACCGCGGTCACCAGCGTCTCGTGCACGA
It encodes:
- a CDS encoding sigma-70 family RNA polymerase sigma factor, with product MSTESPEQLFLRFLAEGDEAALDAVFRRCSPGLRSFALGLGLPRDRIDDLVHETLVTAVQRAASFEAARPLQPWLRGILARKGASLVREEARRQRHHDAWARERADRGAPAIDEVATGEVHELLREAIAAVPVRYRKALELHLLHGLPPAAVAERLGRLQVTVRVHLHRGLQHVRRQLPRGLFPLALALFCNRGAEASASASLRAVPRLRLAAFVGVPLAVLGSIVWWAAPARSTPMAQAHDELRDTAAAAPSVGPDAVRTAVLAPTVPEAADPAGLTVVVLDATGAPLPNVGLCIEPLAGQPALPARARLVTDPRGRAHLPTLPGPRLRVRSDRGHDEVIAASAGICTLRCAVGSTLRGFVVDPFERPVVDLQVWLGSPLDGAAVSGAVTTTDAAGTFRIDHVQPGTLVAAFGAAGLSAPQPWRGGDQPLRLELQPAGALVGCVLDVAGRPLAGVQVAAGSTPEHSDDAFPGGVVAFTVPTQVVRTDAGGRFGPLWLPPGEHSVHARAAGHAPAVQVVTVLATGISTTELHLAAARRLTGRVLAAGQPCALAEVVYRDLDRNHRTDLRTDAMGEFALEVPWATSGAVCARAPGHRPQRQSIASHAEVPPLVLELAPAPRRRGVLRFPDGAPAADFGVRCVTSPDSLLDEAEQHTTTAADGSFEVVAIDGAPPRWTVRGRGDPVWHALHDIPTSPQGEPFVATVPFAWQPSAHLRGRCLGGDGQPLAAGRVFLRCDSGIAWESARTDAEGRFAVGPLAPGTYVVFVESQAPHQPCLRATDVVLRAQAEHTLELRAGPFGTVRYALRHPDGSTPARALVSIVGGEPERRYCAREGALGEQALPPGDYRLYAMGDDFVWIAGQPFRIDAGGTTELPFGLEPAVRTTLALQGFAALGAEPCEVEVRQPARKRLLGSYRVLTDALPSVMAFLPRGDFEVQVRPDSGGFWLGNLQVDSLAPRHAALPVLLHAR